From a region of the Entelurus aequoreus isolate RoL-2023_Sb linkage group LG27, RoL_Eaeq_v1.1, whole genome shotgun sequence genome:
- the LOC133644518 gene encoding leucine-rich repeat-containing protein 24-like isoform X1 encodes MACSEPPHLSHLSLVEVPLNSLVCIPPLVQLDPKRLAVHLGESLRVSCHASGYPRPQVTWRKASQRKVAPSPRGLVQELGGGARSTGRAEEPSEGSRASVQKSDGEHFDPDTGSGMLFLSNVTVAHAGFYECEAWNAGGVARVTFQLAINSSSSSSSIWATWSQVTPPDSPNWPRLRSPGPASDGHCGGHLAAGSDGAAAGGHDLQPPSARRQGG; translated from the exons ATGGCGTGCTCCGAGCCGCCACATCTGTCCCACCTGAGCCTGGTGGAGGTGCCGCTCAACAGCCTGGTCTGCATCCCCCCGCTGGTGCAGCTGGATCCCAAGCGGCTGGCCGTGCATCTGGGCGAGAGCCTGCGGGTGTCCTGCCACGCCTCCGGCTACCCACGGCCACAG GTGACGTGGAGGAAGGCGTCCCAGAGAAAGGTGGCGCCGTCTCCCAGAGGTCTGGTGCAAGAGCTGGGGGGCGGAGCCAGAAGCACGGGCAGAGCCGAGGAGCCCTCAGAGGGGAGCCGAGCGAGCGTGCAGAAAAGCGACGGCGAGCACTTTGACCCTGACACGGGCAGCGGCATGCTGTTCCTGAGCAACGTCACCGTGGCCCACGCCGGCTTCTACGAGTGCGAGGCGTGGAACGCAGGGGGCGTGGCCAGGGTGACCTTCCAGCTGGCTATCAACtcgtcctcttcctcctcctccatctGGGCCACCTGGTCGCAGGTGACCCCTCCCGACTCACCCAACTGGCCCCGCCTGAGGAGCCCCGGCCCCGCCTCCGACGGCCATTGCGGCGGGCATCTCGCTGCTGGCTCTGACGGCgctgctgctggtggccatgatctaCAGCCGCCATCAGCAAGGAGACAAGGAGGCTGA